From the genome of Thermoflexus hugenholtzii, one region includes:
- a CDS encoding glycosyltransferase family 1 protein — MTFIVVDVSPAVHHRAGLGRYAAELVKALIPLLPGRLAVFYHHAGRADVFYPLDALPARRSPLPAKPWRLQVMLAHFFRRPMDAIMAPAALFHATDHLLPPFRAIPSVFTLHDLIFRLYPETHMPLNRWFLTLMMPRFLRRADLILAVSECTRRDAIRWYRIPEERIVVTYEGVDERFRPAPPEAVAAIRARYGLPERFILYVGTLEPRKNLPTLFAAYRSLLARWPELGLVVAGRPGWLTEGIFRALRDLGLEGQVRLLGYVPDADLPALYSAAAVFAFPSRYEGFGLPPLEAMACGTPVVVADTSSLPEVVGEAGLRVPPDQPEAWAEALAAALSREELRTRLREAGLRRAARFRWAETAARTLAAYEQVIRQAQGRILRDGEAHR; from the coding sequence ATGACCTTCATCGTCGTCGATGTCTCGCCCGCGGTCCACCACCGGGCCGGGCTGGGACGTTACGCCGCGGAGCTGGTGAAAGCCCTGATCCCCCTTTTGCCGGGCCGCCTGGCGGTCTTCTACCATCACGCCGGCCGGGCTGATGTCTTCTATCCGCTCGACGCGCTGCCGGCCCGCCGGAGCCCGCTGCCCGCGAAGCCGTGGCGCCTGCAGGTGATGCTGGCCCACTTCTTCCGGCGCCCGATGGACGCCATCATGGCGCCCGCCGCGCTCTTCCACGCCACGGATCACCTCCTCCCTCCCTTTCGAGCTATCCCTTCGGTCTTCACATTGCATGATCTGATCTTCCGCCTTTACCCGGAAACCCACATGCCCCTCAACCGCTGGTTCCTGACCTTGATGATGCCTCGCTTCCTGCGCCGGGCGGATCTCATCCTCGCGGTCTCCGAGTGCACCCGGCGGGATGCCATCCGCTGGTATCGGATCCCTGAGGAACGGATCGTGGTGACCTATGAGGGGGTGGACGAGCGGTTCCGCCCCGCGCCTCCGGAGGCGGTGGCGGCGATCCGCGCCCGCTACGGCCTGCCGGAGCGATTCATCCTCTACGTGGGGACCCTGGAGCCGCGCAAGAATCTTCCCACCCTCTTCGCCGCTTACCGGAGCCTGCTCGCGCGCTGGCCGGAGCTGGGCCTGGTGGTGGCCGGGCGGCCGGGCTGGTTGACCGAAGGCATCTTCCGCGCCCTCCGGGATCTGGGGCTGGAGGGCCAGGTGCGCTTGCTGGGCTATGTGCCGGATGCGGATCTCCCCGCCCTCTACAGCGCGGCCGCCGTGTTCGCCTTCCCCTCGCGGTATGAAGGCTTTGGGCTTCCTCCCCTGGAGGCGATGGCGTGCGGGACACCGGTGGTGGTGGCGGACACTTCCTCGTTGCCGGAAGTGGTAGGGGAGGCCGGCCTCCGGGTTCCCCCGGACCAACCGGAGGCCTGGGCGGAGGCGCTGGCGGCGGCGCTGTCCCGGGAGGAGCTGCGGACCCGGCTGCGCGAGGCCGGCCTCCGCCGGGCCGCCCGGTTCCGGTGGGCGGAGACCGCCGCCCGCACCCTGGCAGCTTATGAACAGGTGATCCGACAGGCGCAGGGTCGCATCCTGCGGGATGGGGAGGCGCATCGATGA